One window of the Rhodococcus sovatensis genome contains the following:
- a CDS encoding 1,4-dihydroxy-2-naphthoyl-CoA synthase, with amino-acid sequence MTFTPSLWQTVPGFDDLTDITYHRHVTDDTVRIAFDRPDIRNAFRPHTVDELYRTLEHARVSSDVGTVLLTGNGPSSKDGGWAFCSGGDQRIRGRSGYQYAGGETADTVDKARAGRLHILEVQRLIRFMPKVVICLVNGWAAGGGHSLHVVCDLTLASREHARFKQTDADVGSFDGGYGSAYLAKMVGQKFAREIFFLGDTYTAEEMHRMGAVNRVVDHDELENVAIEWAAKINAKSPQAQRMLKYAFNLQDDGLVGQQLFAGEATRLAYMTDEAVEGRDSFLEKRDPDWSPFPRYF; translated from the coding sequence GTGACCTTCACTCCTTCGCTCTGGCAGACAGTCCCCGGGTTCGACGACCTCACCGACATCACCTATCACCGACACGTCACCGACGACACAGTACGTATCGCGTTCGATCGACCGGACATTCGAAATGCGTTCCGGCCGCACACAGTCGACGAGCTCTACCGCACGCTCGAGCATGCCCGGGTCAGCTCCGACGTTGGAACGGTGTTGCTGACCGGCAACGGCCCCAGCTCCAAGGATGGCGGGTGGGCCTTCTGCTCGGGCGGTGACCAGCGAATCCGTGGCCGCAGCGGTTACCAGTATGCGGGTGGCGAAACCGCGGACACCGTAGACAAGGCGCGCGCAGGCAGGCTTCATATCCTCGAAGTGCAACGACTCATCCGATTCATGCCCAAGGTTGTGATTTGCCTGGTCAACGGCTGGGCCGCGGGCGGCGGTCACAGCCTGCACGTCGTCTGCGATCTGACTCTGGCCAGTCGCGAGCATGCGCGGTTCAAGCAGACCGACGCCGACGTCGGCAGTTTCGACGGCGGCTACGGGAGCGCCTACCTCGCGAAGATGGTGGGACAGAAGTTCGCTCGCGAGATATTCTTCCTCGGCGATACATACACCGCCGAGGAGATGCATCGAATGGGCGCCGTCAACCGCGTCGTCGATCACGACGAACTCGAGAACGTGGCCATCGAATGGGCCGCGAAGATCAACGCCAAGTCGCCGCAGGCTCAACGGATGTTGAAGTATGCATTCAACCTGCAGGACGACGGTCTGGTCGGCCAGCAGTTGTTCGCGGGCGAGGCAACTCGTCTGGCCTACATGACCGACGAAGCAGTCGAAGGCCGTGACTCGTTCCTGGAGAAGCGCGACCCTGACTGGTCCCCGTTTCCCAGATACTTCTGA
- a CDS encoding GGDEF domain-containing protein, whose translation MSVSRTPRTRRGRAPDSAAAAIALWFVQPHDYEWMKEFQNSHPSGKIIGIIVALSVINISGMSLVSLFADGGPTGPAATALTLTLCTVNLVIAVLWLVRPFPGRLGVVAFAIYADLGVAATLSVFDLQYALIGCVLFAVIGAFVTFFLSPRWVVAHLVFTSAVALTFTAALYLRGEMETLTLFVQADVVLIAIMSVPVTTHIFLTTLSADARSSVLDPLTGLLNRRGLDAALEDLWAQGQREGQCAAVVVVDIDNFKSVNDIYGHDAGDAVICRVAERLTAHVARFGVLGRTGGEEYLAAVVTSRLHIDALIHGIRRALHGEDDIIPVTVSVGAAILYAESSLWTTSTDTVRVASRVADSMMYEAKAAGGNRVVTTLI comes from the coding sequence ATGTCCGTTTCCCGCACGCCACGCACGCGTCGCGGTCGCGCGCCCGACAGTGCCGCGGCGGCGATCGCTCTGTGGTTCGTGCAGCCGCACGACTACGAGTGGATGAAGGAGTTCCAGAACTCCCACCCGTCGGGAAAAATCATCGGGATCATCGTGGCTTTGTCGGTGATCAATATCAGCGGCATGTCGCTGGTGTCGTTGTTCGCGGACGGTGGCCCGACCGGACCAGCTGCGACGGCACTGACGCTGACACTGTGCACCGTCAACCTCGTCATCGCGGTGCTGTGGCTCGTCCGACCCTTTCCCGGACGCCTCGGCGTCGTTGCCTTCGCCATCTACGCCGACCTCGGCGTCGCGGCCACACTGTCGGTGTTCGATCTGCAGTACGCACTGATCGGCTGTGTCCTGTTCGCAGTGATCGGCGCGTTCGTCACGTTCTTCCTGAGCCCTCGGTGGGTGGTGGCGCACCTCGTGTTCACCTCCGCCGTCGCGCTGACGTTCACCGCGGCTCTCTACCTCCGAGGCGAGATGGAGACGCTTACCCTTTTCGTCCAGGCGGATGTGGTCCTGATCGCCATCATGAGTGTTCCGGTCACCACGCATATCTTCCTTACGACGCTGTCCGCCGACGCCCGCAGTTCCGTTCTCGATCCACTGACAGGACTGCTCAATCGCCGGGGTCTCGACGCCGCGCTCGAAGACCTGTGGGCGCAGGGGCAACGAGAGGGTCAGTGCGCAGCCGTCGTGGTGGTCGACATCGACAACTTCAAGTCCGTCAACGATATCTACGGGCATGATGCGGGCGACGCCGTCATCTGTCGCGTCGCTGAGCGGCTGACCGCGCACGTCGCACGATTCGGCGTTCTCGGACGCACCGGCGGCGAAGAATATCTGGCCGCCGTCGTCACCTCCAGACTGCACATCGACGCGTTGATCCACGGCATCCGACGAGCACTGCACGGAGAAGACGACATCATCCCGGTGACGGTAAGCGTCGGGGCAGCGATTCTCTACGCCGAGTCGAGTCTGTGGACAACCAGTACCGACACGGTGCGCGTCGCATCTCGGGTGGCGGATTCCATGATGTACGAGGCGAAAGCCGCAGGAGGGAATCGCGTCGTCACGACGCTGATCTAG
- a CDS encoding VOC family protein has product MEILSGRTILRPVDYERTLAFYRDGLGLAVYREYGAGTVFFAGQALLEIAAHGGSESPQRFDGALWLQVRDIESASTELRSRGIAIEREARQESWGLIELWLRDPDGVPIVLVEIPSDHPLRCDVRG; this is encoded by the coding sequence GTGGAGATACTGAGCGGCCGAACGATTCTGCGTCCCGTCGACTACGAACGCACTCTCGCTTTCTATCGAGACGGTCTCGGGCTCGCCGTCTATCGCGAATACGGTGCGGGAACGGTCTTCTTCGCCGGCCAAGCCCTTCTCGAGATAGCCGCACACGGAGGATCGGAGTCACCGCAGCGGTTCGACGGCGCTCTGTGGTTGCAGGTCCGCGACATCGAATCGGCCTCGACGGAACTCCGAAGCCGCGGTATCGCGATCGAACGCGAAGCGAGACAGGAATCCTGGGGGCTGATCGAGTTGTGGCTTCGAGACCCGGACGGCGTGCCGATCGTCTTGGTCGAGATTCCCTCCGACCATCCACTGCGGTGCGACGTGCGCGGCTAG
- a CDS encoding sensor domain-containing phosphodiesterase, with protein MEDDPTLPNRRSQTRRQTDSARRYLDLEATTPALRSTVELAARSVGFAIAQLNILDETTQYTLVNIGGPPVSAVERSTTLCDDVVRSEKPAVVTRNRIDATVRQRNILDQNGIAAYASVPLRGREGLVIGSLCLLDRMPRELSEGQLQELEQYGSVLEEQLDLHRRVGSTAAKLDNDHDLAGALDSGQIVPWFQSVVDLRTGFAVGFEALARWHHPTRGLVSPVDFVPFAESSELIIDIDLEVLRLAVKEAQVWHEHQPDLRLSVNMSGRHLAHPDAVAQLQSAVAQSTVSPHMIFLELTETSSVSDGPLIRRHIDDVHALGFQVLLDDFGSGWSSLERLVILEPDGIKIDAQLTKYIDTDRGRALVRALSSVARDLGLVMIMEGIETRKQAEIAIELGCTLAQGFLWSRPQSASAVRRLVSGDG; from the coding sequence GTGGAAGATGATCCGACCTTGCCGAACCGTCGATCACAGACGCGCAGACAGACCGACTCGGCCCGCCGCTATCTCGATCTCGAAGCGACTACCCCTGCGCTGCGGTCCACGGTAGAACTCGCCGCGCGAAGCGTCGGGTTCGCCATCGCACAGCTCAACATCCTCGATGAGACAACCCAATACACGCTCGTGAACATCGGCGGGCCGCCCGTGTCTGCGGTCGAACGTTCCACGACGTTGTGCGACGACGTCGTGCGGTCCGAGAAACCTGCGGTCGTCACCCGCAACCGAATCGACGCCACCGTCCGGCAGCGCAACATCCTCGACCAGAACGGGATTGCGGCCTACGCATCGGTTCCGCTGAGAGGTCGTGAAGGACTGGTGATCGGTTCGCTGTGCCTGCTCGACCGGATGCCGCGCGAGTTGAGCGAGGGGCAACTGCAAGAGCTCGAACAGTACGGGTCGGTTCTCGAAGAACAACTCGACCTGCATCGACGGGTTGGCTCGACAGCGGCCAAACTGGACAACGATCACGACTTGGCCGGTGCATTGGATTCGGGGCAGATCGTGCCGTGGTTCCAGTCGGTAGTGGATCTGCGTACCGGCTTCGCTGTTGGATTCGAAGCTCTTGCGCGGTGGCACCATCCGACGAGAGGGCTCGTCTCACCCGTCGACTTCGTTCCGTTCGCCGAGTCGAGCGAGCTGATCATCGACATCGATCTCGAAGTCCTCCGACTCGCGGTGAAGGAGGCGCAGGTGTGGCACGAGCATCAGCCGGACCTGCGGCTCAGCGTCAACATGTCCGGCAGACACCTCGCGCATCCCGACGCCGTCGCGCAGCTGCAGAGCGCCGTCGCGCAGTCCACGGTGTCGCCGCACATGATCTTTCTCGAACTGACCGAGACGTCATCGGTCAGCGACGGGCCCCTCATCCGCAGACACATCGACGACGTGCACGCCCTTGGATTTCAGGTGCTGCTCGACGATTTCGGTTCCGGTTGGTCCTCGCTCGAGCGTCTGGTCATCCTCGAGCCTGATGGCATCAAGATCGACGCCCAGCTGACCAAGTACATCGATACCGACCGTGGTCGGGCTCTGGTGCGCGCACTGTCCTCGGTCGCACGCGATCTCGGGTTGGTGATGATCATGGAGGGCATCGAGACCCGCAAGCAAGCCGAGATCGCGATCGAACTCGGCTGCACTCTTGCGCAGGGATTTCTGTGGTCACGACCGCAATCGGCCTCGGCTGTCCGAAGGCTCGTGAGCGGAGACGGCTAG
- a CDS encoding inorganic phosphate transporter, producing MSAEFLVLLVVVVTALAFDFTNGFHDTANAMATSIATGALKPKVAVTLSAVLNLVGAFLSVEVAATVAKGIVNLGDTGGQALLTIIFAGLVGGILWNLATWLLGIPSSSSHALFGGLIGATIAGLGTSGVVWDGVWSKIVLPAVLAPVVAGLVATVGTWGIYRITDAVPEKSKERGFRWGQIGSASLVSLAHGTNDAQKTMGVIFLALVAYGTVTPDAEMPLWVKVTCALAIALGTYLGGWRVIRTLGKGLVEIASPQGMAAESSSAAIILTSSHLGLPLSTTQVATGSILGSGLGKPGAQVRWNVAGRMAVAWVITLPLAGIVGAVCWYLADIVGGLPGVLVVFAILVGLATFMYLRSRRQPIDPNNVNDEWDGGLVPADEKSPTTV from the coding sequence GTGAGCGCAGAATTTCTCGTCCTTCTGGTAGTTGTCGTAACGGCATTGGCCTTCGACTTCACCAACGGTTTCCACGACACCGCCAACGCCATGGCAACGTCGATTGCAACAGGCGCACTCAAGCCCAAAGTTGCTGTCACCTTGTCCGCTGTACTGAACCTCGTCGGCGCCTTCCTTTCGGTGGAGGTGGCTGCCACTGTCGCCAAGGGCATCGTCAACCTCGGCGACACCGGCGGTCAGGCCCTGCTGACAATCATCTTCGCCGGCCTTGTCGGAGGCATTCTGTGGAACCTCGCGACATGGCTCCTCGGAATCCCCTCCAGCTCGTCGCATGCGCTGTTCGGTGGCCTGATCGGCGCCACCATCGCGGGACTCGGCACCTCCGGTGTCGTCTGGGACGGCGTCTGGAGCAAAATCGTTCTCCCCGCAGTCCTCGCGCCCGTCGTTGCAGGCCTCGTTGCGACGGTCGGCACCTGGGGGATCTACCGCATCACCGACGCGGTTCCCGAGAAGTCGAAAGAACGGGGGTTCCGCTGGGGTCAGATCGGTTCCGCCTCCCTGGTCTCCCTCGCTCACGGCACCAACGATGCGCAGAAGACGATGGGCGTCATCTTCCTCGCGCTCGTCGCCTACGGAACGGTTACTCCGGACGCTGAGATGCCACTCTGGGTGAAGGTCACCTGCGCTCTCGCGATCGCCCTGGGCACCTATCTCGGGGGCTGGCGCGTCATCCGCACCCTCGGCAAGGGGCTCGTCGAAATCGCGTCTCCGCAGGGTATGGCCGCTGAATCCTCGTCGGCCGCCATAATCTTGACCTCGAGCCACCTAGGACTTCCTCTGTCGACCACACAGGTGGCGACCGGTTCCATCCTCGGGTCGGGCCTCGGCAAGCCCGGCGCACAGGTGCGCTGGAACGTCGCGGGCCGCATGGCCGTCGCTTGGGTCATCACACTGCCCCTCGCAGGCATCGTCGGTGCCGTCTGCTGGTACCTCGCCGACATCGTCGGTGGCCTGCCCGGAGTCCTCGTCGTGTTCGCCATCCTCGTCGGGTTGGCCACCTTCATGTATCTCCGGTCGCGTCGTCAACCGATCGACCCGAACAACGTCAACGACGAGTGGGACGGCGGCCTGGTTCCGGCCGACGAGAAGTCCCCGACAACAGTTTAG
- a CDS encoding DUF3349 domain-containing protein, which translates to MSDTTFPASILEWLRAGYPEGIPPKDRFPLVALLRKAELTDAQVKEVVLSLVSPIGGALDDGAITTEEITQYVRELVDHDPTNEDIARVSARLAAGGWPLADPFTI; encoded by the coding sequence ATGTCCGATACCACCTTTCCCGCGTCCATCCTCGAATGGCTGCGGGCCGGTTACCCCGAGGGCATCCCGCCCAAGGACCGCTTCCCACTCGTCGCGTTGCTACGCAAGGCAGAACTGACCGACGCTCAGGTCAAGGAGGTCGTCCTGAGCTTGGTGTCACCGATCGGTGGCGCGCTCGACGACGGCGCCATTACCACCGAAGAGATCACCCAGTACGTCCGCGAACTTGTCGACCATGACCCGACGAACGAGGACATCGCGCGGGTTTCGGCTCGGCTCGCTGCCGGTGGTTGGCCTCTCGCCGATCCCTTCACGATCTGA
- a CDS encoding TrkH family potassium uptake protein, producing the protein MMVKLTPVRFVALGFAAAIAVGSGLLMLPAATETASDTDVLGALFTATSAMCLTGLIVVDTPTHWSGLGQGVILALIQIGGFGIMTVASLVGLVLADRIGLRGRLNAAAEVRTSGLGDVRSVVIGVVRTSVIIETIVAAALAVRFAVGYGESPTRALWLGIFHSVSAFNNAGFALYSDSMIGFATDPWMCIPLLVAVVLGGLGFPVLFEIFRHMRRRSQRRWSLHTRLTLSVTAVLLVVGPVLVLALEWSRTLTEFGIGSKLLVAAFQGIMPRTAGFNSVDYAQVDNATLLVTDVLMFIGGGSGGTAGGIKVTTFALLLFVIIAEVRGDRTVTVFDRQIDARVQRQALTVALVGVALVMISVVALLAGTDFDLDVLLFEVVSAFATVGLSTGITAQLPAWGQLILIVLMYLGRIGSITLVSALAARERDRRYHLPMERPFIG; encoded by the coding sequence ATGATGGTGAAGCTGACCCCGGTGCGGTTCGTGGCACTGGGCTTCGCCGCTGCCATCGCAGTCGGCTCGGGGTTGTTGATGCTTCCGGCCGCGACCGAGACCGCCAGCGACACCGACGTACTGGGTGCGTTGTTCACGGCGACGTCGGCGATGTGCCTGACCGGTCTGATCGTCGTCGACACACCGACGCATTGGTCAGGGTTGGGGCAAGGGGTCATCCTGGCCCTTATCCAAATCGGCGGGTTCGGAATCATGACCGTGGCGTCTCTGGTCGGTTTGGTGCTCGCCGATCGAATCGGCCTGCGGGGTCGACTCAACGCTGCAGCCGAAGTACGAACCTCGGGGCTCGGCGACGTCCGAAGCGTCGTCATCGGCGTTGTCCGCACCAGCGTCATCATCGAGACGATCGTCGCTGCTGCTCTCGCGGTCCGCTTCGCCGTCGGGTACGGCGAATCACCGACCCGTGCGCTCTGGCTGGGGATCTTCCACTCCGTCTCGGCGTTCAACAACGCCGGATTCGCCCTGTACAGCGACAGCATGATCGGCTTCGCCACCGACCCCTGGATGTGCATTCCGTTGCTGGTCGCTGTCGTATTGGGCGGTCTCGGTTTTCCGGTGCTCTTCGAGATCTTTCGTCATATGCGACGGCGTTCCCAGCGGCGATGGTCGCTGCACACCCGGCTGACGCTGTCGGTCACCGCCGTCCTACTCGTAGTCGGCCCGGTTCTGGTGTTGGCGCTCGAATGGTCTCGCACCCTGACCGAATTCGGCATCGGGAGCAAACTCCTCGTCGCAGCGTTCCAAGGAATCATGCCGCGCACCGCCGGATTCAACAGCGTCGACTACGCCCAGGTCGACAACGCCACCTTGCTGGTCACAGACGTACTGATGTTCATCGGCGGCGGCAGCGGCGGCACCGCCGGCGGTATCAAGGTCACCACGTTCGCGCTACTGCTGTTCGTGATCATCGCCGAAGTCCGGGGCGACCGAACCGTGACGGTATTCGACCGGCAAATCGACGCTCGAGTGCAACGCCAGGCACTGACAGTTGCTCTCGTCGGCGTCGCGCTCGTGATGATCTCGGTGGTGGCTCTTCTGGCGGGAACGGATTTCGACCTCGACGTACTGTTGTTCGAGGTCGTCTCCGCGTTCGCCACCGTGGGGCTGTCCACTGGGATCACCGCCCAACTGCCCGCATGGGGACAGCTGATACTGATCGTCCTCATGTACCTGGGTCGCATCGGCTCGATTACCCTCGTCAGCGCACTCGCCGCACGAGAGCGTGACCGCCGGTACCACCTTCCCATGGAAAGGCCGTTCATTGGCTAG
- a CDS encoding TrkA family potassium uptake protein — protein MARKPSSDVVAVLGLGRFGKSLALELMEQGTEVLGVDTDEAVVQRVSDRLTHAAVADTTDEESLRQLSVHECDRAVVGIGSDLEASLLTASALINLDVTNIWAKAISNAHAKILTQIGVHHVVRPEHDMGKRVAHLVRGRMMDYIEFDDGFAMVKTSPPSFLIGDNLGRSAIRTKHKVTVVAIKRPGEGFTYATADTVISAGDTIIVSGQVRDTERFSELT, from the coding sequence TTGGCTAGGAAACCGTCCTCCGACGTGGTCGCCGTCCTCGGGCTCGGCCGCTTCGGCAAATCCCTTGCACTCGAGCTGATGGAACAGGGCACCGAGGTCCTCGGCGTCGACACCGACGAGGCCGTCGTCCAACGAGTGTCCGATCGGCTCACCCATGCCGCTGTCGCTGACACCACCGACGAGGAGTCACTGCGGCAACTCTCGGTGCACGAATGCGACCGTGCCGTGGTCGGTATCGGGTCCGACCTCGAAGCGAGTCTGCTCACTGCCTCCGCACTGATAAACCTGGACGTCACCAACATTTGGGCGAAGGCGATCAGCAACGCCCACGCAAAGATCTTGACTCAGATCGGCGTTCATCACGTAGTCCGGCCCGAACACGACATGGGCAAGCGAGTTGCCCATCTCGTGCGTGGCCGGATGATGGATTACATCGAGTTCGACGACGGGTTCGCGATGGTCAAGACCTCGCCGCCGTCGTTCCTCATCGGGGACAATCTCGGCCGGAGCGCAATCCGAACCAAGCACAAAGTCACTGTGGTCGCCATCAAGCGCCCAGGCGAGGGTTTCACCTACGCCACCGCCGACACAGTGATCTCTGCCGGTGACACCATCATCGTTTCCGGCCAAGTACGCGACACCGAACGTTTCAGCGAACTGACCTGA
- the menE gene encoding o-succinylbenzoate--CoA ligase, which translates to MNMLEELQIPTGAAAAAILPQLVCVLAGTSPAVLPVPVADEREAQRLRDALAPGSEIEAAAALVVATSGTTGTPKGAMLSASALRASGNATHDRLGGPGTWLLALPAHHIAGMQVLLRSVLANTDPVILDVGAGFDPSTLPAAVARMSGRRYTSLVPTQLVKALDDPAATEALAEFDAVLLGGAATPVPLRERAVAAGISIVRTYGMSETAGGCVYDGVPLDGTRLRLDSGHIDSGHIDSGRVVLGGATVALGYRGMPDHPAFAEPGWFRTDDAGRLTDGVLSIEGRLDEAISTGGLTVVPQVVEAALATHPAVRECAVVGLDDTRLGQRVVVAIVASSTVTLADLREHIALTLDSTAAPRELYLVDALPIRGPGKLDRDRLRVALETLTPVR; encoded by the coding sequence GTGAACATGCTCGAAGAACTGCAGATTCCTACCGGCGCCGCTGCGGCAGCGATCCTGCCGCAGCTGGTCTGCGTTCTGGCCGGGACCTCTCCCGCGGTGTTGCCGGTTCCTGTTGCCGACGAGCGCGAGGCGCAGCGGCTACGCGACGCGTTGGCCCCGGGAAGCGAGATCGAGGCAGCGGCGGCCCTCGTCGTCGCGACGTCCGGCACCACCGGCACACCCAAGGGCGCGATGCTGTCGGCGTCGGCGCTGCGGGCAAGTGGCAACGCGACGCACGATCGCCTCGGCGGTCCTGGGACGTGGCTTCTCGCGTTGCCCGCCCATCACATCGCAGGGATGCAGGTGCTGCTGCGCAGTGTGCTCGCGAACACAGATCCGGTGATACTGGACGTCGGTGCGGGTTTCGATCCTTCGACGCTACCGGCTGCCGTCGCCCGGATGTCCGGTCGTCGCTACACCTCCCTGGTTCCTACGCAGCTGGTCAAGGCTCTCGACGATCCCGCTGCGACCGAGGCGTTGGCGGAGTTCGACGCCGTGCTGCTCGGTGGTGCGGCGACTCCGGTTCCGTTGCGAGAGAGGGCTGTTGCGGCGGGTATCTCGATCGTCCGGACCTACGGCATGAGCGAGACAGCAGGCGGATGCGTCTACGACGGCGTGCCCTTGGACGGCACCCGTCTGCGCCTCGATTCTGGGCACATAGATTCTGGGCACATAGATTCGGGACGCGTCGTGCTGGGCGGGGCGACCGTCGCGCTCGGATACCGCGGCATGCCGGACCATCCAGCGTTCGCCGAGCCCGGTTGGTTTCGCACCGACGATGCAGGTCGGTTGACGGACGGTGTTCTGTCGATCGAGGGCAGGCTCGACGAAGCCATCTCCACCGGCGGTCTCACCGTGGTGCCTCAGGTCGTCGAAGCCGCGCTCGCGACACATCCCGCGGTGCGCGAGTGCGCGGTGGTGGGTCTGGACGACACCAGGCTCGGCCAGCGAGTCGTCGTAGCGATCGTTGCGTCGTCGACCGTGACGCTGGCGGACCTGCGGGAGCACATCGCGCTGACGTTGGATTCCACGGCTGCTCCGCGCGAGCTCTACCTGGTCGATGCGCTTCCGATTCGGGGACCCGGCAAGCTGGATCGCGATCGGCTGCGGGTGGCGTTGGAGACGCTGACTCCTGTTCGGTGA
- a CDS encoding PIG-L family deacetylase encodes MSTLVCFHAHPDDEVFTTGGVMRLAADAGHRVVLVTATDGAHGEFPDGILTDGETLAERRRSELAESADVLGVSRVVMLHYLDSGMAGTPENGNPDAFCNADVEDAAGKLAAVLNEENADVLTIYDPNGGYGHPDHIAVHVVGLRAAEIAGTKHVYETTTNRDHMRALVEANPNWSEENSPPDMESFGLPESEITTIIDVGSVMDAKRRAMQAHATQIGDFGPFLDMPLDMLQTAFGLEWFRRVGGGPGLTETELPL; translated from the coding sequence ATGAGCACATTGGTCTGCTTTCACGCCCATCCCGACGACGAGGTCTTCACTACGGGCGGAGTCATGCGCCTCGCTGCCGACGCAGGCCATCGAGTGGTACTCGTCACCGCCACCGACGGTGCCCACGGCGAGTTTCCCGACGGCATCCTGACAGACGGTGAAACGCTCGCCGAACGACGCCGGTCAGAGCTGGCCGAATCGGCGGACGTTCTCGGGGTGAGCCGAGTAGTGATGCTGCATTACCTCGACTCAGGCATGGCAGGGACCCCGGAGAACGGCAATCCCGACGCCTTCTGCAACGCAGACGTCGAGGATGCGGCCGGCAAGCTGGCTGCGGTGTTGAACGAGGAGAACGCCGACGTTCTGACCATCTACGACCCGAACGGGGGCTACGGGCATCCCGACCACATCGCGGTACACGTCGTCGGCCTCCGCGCGGCCGAGATCGCGGGCACGAAGCACGTCTACGAGACGACCACCAATCGCGATCATATGAGGGCACTCGTCGAGGCGAATCCGAACTGGTCCGAAGAGAACAGTCCCCCCGACATGGAGTCCTTCGGACTACCCGAATCCGAGATCACGACCATCATCGACGTCGGTTCGGTCATGGATGCAAAACGTCGGGCGATGCAGGCGCACGCAACTCAGATCGGCGACTTCGGTCCGTTCCTCGACATGCCCCTCGACATGCTGCAGACGGCGTTCGGCCTGGAGTGGTTCCGGCGCGTCGGTGGTGGGCCCGGGCTCACCGAGACCGAGTTGCCCCTCTAG
- a CDS encoding Hsp70 family protein, with translation MVSSVGMSMGTSGIRAVRTTDGRSFAAEWFPSAGPIPDAEDVAHAIRAIVDRPDAPHSLGVAFPDPDYSAALKTALVEEYVSEVHIISEIAGTIEKLRSDPEFKYRTVALYDLGATGLEMTVADIDSGTVYATTRSSELSGSSIDWTVREHLLTLDILAVPRNQEEEASLLEFSKEIKEALTTHEATQTSDGQFRLMDRRMFDLQIIRPAERSAIALRDLAEMSEIPPEVVVAIGGGSRIPLVQDVLRRYLCIPVIVPDNPELLAAEGAALYATRVDEAKPATPTAARRSARTLLTPLLRFGLPSIVAVSVLSWMLWPEASDDRSVAGTPVTTIAETASTTGVTASDRSAAMSTAPTSAPVVATTTVSPSPDPQAPAPYVSRYNSDAYVAPHAPPPPPPVPFQLPQIQLPQIQLPALPRLPFP, from the coding sequence ATGGTTTCGTCAGTCGGCATGTCCATGGGTACCAGCGGCATACGCGCGGTCCGGACCACCGACGGGCGGTCGTTTGCGGCCGAGTGGTTCCCGTCGGCGGGTCCGATACCCGACGCTGAAGATGTTGCGCACGCGATTCGCGCGATCGTCGATCGGCCCGATGCCCCCCATTCGCTCGGCGTCGCGTTTCCCGATCCCGATTACAGCGCTGCTCTGAAGACCGCGCTGGTCGAGGAATACGTCTCGGAAGTACACATCATCTCGGAGATCGCCGGGACGATCGAGAAGCTTCGATCGGATCCGGAGTTCAAGTACCGCACCGTCGCGCTGTACGACCTGGGAGCGACCGGCCTGGAGATGACCGTCGCCGACATCGACAGCGGGACCGTCTACGCTACGACGCGGTCGTCCGAGCTCAGCGGCTCCTCCATCGACTGGACTGTCCGCGAGCACCTTCTGACTCTCGACATTCTCGCGGTTCCTCGCAATCAAGAGGAAGAAGCCTCCTTGCTCGAGTTCAGCAAGGAGATCAAGGAAGCGCTCACGACGCACGAGGCGACGCAGACCTCCGATGGGCAGTTCCGGCTGATGGACCGTCGTATGTTCGACCTACAGATCATCCGACCGGCCGAGCGATCCGCAATCGCACTTCGCGATCTGGCGGAGATGTCGGAAATTCCACCCGAAGTCGTCGTCGCGATCGGTGGCGGCTCGCGCATTCCGCTCGTCCAGGACGTGCTGCGACGCTACCTGTGTATTCCGGTGATCGTGCCGGACAACCCAGAGCTGCTCGCCGCCGAAGGGGCAGCGCTCTACGCGACGCGGGTGGACGAGGCAAAACCGGCGACACCGACCGCAGCGAGGCGCAGCGCTCGAACGTTGCTGACGCCACTGCTCAGATTCGGACTACCGTCGATTGTCGCCGTCAGTGTGCTGTCGTGGATGTTGTGGCCGGAGGCAAGTGACGACCGTTCCGTAGCCGGGACACCCGTCACCACCATCGCCGAGACGGCGTCGACGACAGGCGTCACGGCGTCCGATCGGTCGGCAGCGATGTCGACGGCACCTACTTCCGCTCCGGTGGTGGCAACGACGACGGTCTCCCCGAGCCCAGATCCCCAAGCGCCGGCTCCATACGTTTCGCGATACAACAGCGATGCGTACGTGGCGCCGCACGCCCCTCCGCCACCACCACCGGTTCCGTTTCAGCTCCCGCAGATCCAGCTACCTCAGATTCAGCTACCAGCACTTCCGCGGTTGCCGTTCCCCTGA